Proteins co-encoded in one Arachis stenosperma cultivar V10309 chromosome 7, arast.V10309.gnm1.PFL2, whole genome shotgun sequence genomic window:
- the LOC130941331 gene encoding pentatricopeptide repeat-containing protein At1g52620, translating to MSKAILARIKPRNRPKATTFTPTRFSPCIHNLVIDAVRILATHAQWQDSLESRFAESEVLVSDVAHFVLDRIHDPELGLKFFDWANSRPFSCSLDGFAYSSLLKLLARFRVFSEIELVLDSMKVGNLKPTHEALNSLIRAYGDSGMVDAALRLFYTVREMHGCFPSVVASNSLLNCLVKRGNVEVARKLYDEMLVTDGGTGKVVDNYSTGIVVKGLCDFGKVEEGRRLIVDRWGKGCVPHVVFYNMIIDGYCKKGDLQAATRVFKELKLKGFLPTLETYGAMINSLCKEGDFVTIDQLMKEMVERGLSVNIQVYNNIIDAQYKHGLVAKVAETMRRMADMGCKPDITTYNIMLNFSCRSGRIKEADELLERAIERGLMPNKFSYTPLMHAYCRKGDYVKASNLLFKIAETGEKPDVVSYGAFIHGAVAAGEIDVAVMVRIKMMERGVIADAQIYNVLMSSLCKKGNFPAAKLLLSEMLDQNVQPDAYVYATLVDGLIRNGELDEARKLFEVIITKGIDPGIVGYNAMIKGFCKFGKMVDALSCLNRMKNARHAPDEYTYSTFIDGYVKQHDLQSALKMFGQMVKKLKPNVVTYTSLINGFCNIADLGRAEKVFIAMQSFNLQPNVVTYTILIGGFCKTAKLEKAATFFELMLTNSCLPNDTTFHYLINGLTNNTNALVLVEKNESDKDCRTMLLDFFAVMISDGWSPVIAAYDSIIICLCKHGMFDTAQLLQTKMQSKGFPMDPVCFSALLHGLCQKGKSKEWRNTMTCDISKIDLQTAVTYSLILDKYLGQGMHSEASVILQTLIDDSRASEPPAEHDLKVIVR from the coding sequence ATGTCAAAGGCCATCCTCGCTCGAATCAAACCCCGTAACCGCCCCAAAGCCACTACCTTTACGCCGACCCGCTTCAGTCCCTGCATCCACAACCTCGTTATTGACGCCGTTCGAATACTGGCAACCCACGCCCAATGGCAGGACTCCCTCGAGTCTCGCTTTGCAGAATCCGAGGTTCTAGTTTCGGACGTTGCCCATTTCGTTCTAGACCGAATACACGACCCCGAACTGGGTTTGAAGTTCTTCGACTGGGCTAACTCGAGACCCTTTTCTTGTTCCCTCGATGGCTTTGCTTATTCCTCTCTTCttaagctcttggcaagattcAGAGTGTTCTCCGAGATCGAGCTAGTTCTGGACAGCATGAAAGTTGGGAACTTGAAGCCTACCCATGAAGCTTTGAACTCTCTGATTCGAGCCTATGGAGATTCTGGGATGGTTGATGCTGCCCTACGGTTATTCTATACAGTGCGGGAAATGCATGGTTGTTTTCCCAGTGTTGTCGCTTCTAATTCGTTGCTGAATTGTTTGGTCAAAAGGGGGAACGTTGAGGTTGCAAGGAAGCTGTATGATGAAATGCTTGTGACAGATGGTGGCACTGGTAAGGTTGTGGATAACTATAGCACCGGGATAGTGGTTAAGGGTCTATGCGACTTTGGGAAGGTTGAGGAAGGTAGAAGGTTGATTGTAGATAGATGGGGGAAGGGTTGTGTGCCCCATGTTGTGTTCTACAATATGATTATTGATGGGTATTGCAAGAAGGGTGATCTCCAAGCTGCAACTAGAGTTTTCAAGGAACTGAAATTGAAGGGATTTTTGCCAACGTTAGAAACTTATGGTGCTATGATTAACAGTTTATGCAAGGAAGGGGATTTCGTGACAATTGATCAACTTATGAAAgaaatggttgagaggggattgAGTGTGAATATTCAAGTGTATAACAATATTATTGATGCTCAATACAAGCACGGTCTGGTGGCAAAAGTAGCTGAGACAATGAGAAGGATGGCTGACATGGGCTGTAAGCCGGATATTACTACTTACAATATTATGCTTAACTTTTCGTGTAGGTCTGGAAGGATCAAAGAAGCTGATGAACTTTTAGAGAGGGCAATAGAAAGGGGATTAATGCCTAACAAGTTTAGTTATACGCCTCTTATGCATGCTTATTGCAGAAAAGGGGATTATGTTAAGGCATCAAATTTGCTTTTTAAGATTGCCGAAACAGGAGAAAAGCCAGATGTGGTTTCGTATGGAGCTTTTATCCATGGAGCCGTTGCTGCTGGGGAAATTGATGTTGCAGTTATGGTACGGATTAAGATGATGGAAAGGGGAGTAATTGCTGATGCCCAAATTTACAATGTCCTGATGAGTAGCCTCTGCAAGAAAGGGAATTTTCCTGCTGCCAAATTGCTACTTTCAGAAATGCTTGACCAAAATGTTCAACCAGATGCATATGTTTATGCCACCTTGGTAGATGGATTAATTAGGAATGGTGAACTTGATGAGGCAAGAAAGCTTTTTGAAGTCATAATTACAAAGGGTATAGACCCCGGTATTGTTGGGTACAATGCCATGATTAAAGGTTTTTGTAAATTCGGAAAGATGGTAGATGCTCTGTCATGCTTGAATAGGATGAAAAATGCACGTCATGCTCCAGATGAATACACTTATTCCACATTTATAGATGGGTATGTGAAGCAGCATGACTTGCAAAGTGCACTCAAGATGTTTGGGCAGATGGTGAAGAAGCTCAAGCCAAATGTGGTCACCTACACGTCCTTGATCAACGGATTCTGCAATATAGCAGATTTGGGCAGAGCTGAAAAAGTTTTCATAGCAATGCAATCTTTCAATTTGCAGCCTAATGTTGTCACATACACTATACTTATAGGGGGATTCTGCAAGACCGCTAAACTTGAAAAGGCAGCAACATTTTTTGAACTTATGCTGACAAATAGTTGTCTCCCAAATGACACTACGTTCCATTATCTGATAAATGGTTTGACAAATAATACAAACGCACTGGTTCTTGTTGAGAAAAATGAGTCTGACAAAGATTGCAGAACCATGCTATTGGATTTCTTTGCAGTGATGATATCGGATGGATGGAGCCCTGTGATTGCTGCTTATGATTccattattatttgtctttgtaAGCATGGAATGTTTGACACTGCTCAGTTGTTGCAAACAAAGATGCAGAGTAAGGGGTTTCCTATGGATCCTGTATGTTTCAGCGCTCTGCTACATGGGTTATGCCAGAAAGGTAAATCAAAAGAGTGGAGAAATACTATGACTTGCGACATAAGTAAGATTGACCTACAAACTGCTGTTACGTATTCCCTGATATTAGACAAATACTTGGGTCAAGGTATGCATTCAGAGGCTTCGGTTATTTTGCAGACCTTGATTGATGACTCCAGGGCTTCTGAGCCTCCTGCAGAACATGATCTAAAGGTTATAGTAAGATAG
- the LOC130941333 gene encoding uncharacterized protein At2g34160-like: MEGITEGVNNINISDSYKKNRIQVSNTKKPLFFYVNLAKRYMQQHNEVELSALGMAIATVVTVAEILKNNGLAVEKKIMTSTVDIKDDSRGRPVQKAKIEIVLGKTANFDELMAAAAAEDGENGDIDEQGA; the protein is encoded by the exons ATGGAAGGGATAACGGAGGGAGTTAACAACATCAACATCTCTGATTCGTACAAGAAGAATCGCATTCAGGTTTCGAACACAAAAAAGCCTCTCTTCTTCTACGTGAATCTCGCCAAG AGGTACATGCAACAGCATAATGAGGTCGAGCTCTCAGCACTCGGGATGG CTATTGCCACGGTGGTTACTGTTGCTGAGATATTGAAAAATAACGGGCTTGCTGTTGAAAAGA AAATCATGACATCAACCGTAGACATAAAGGATGATTCTAGAGGTAGACCTGTCCAAAAGGCCAAG ATTGAAATAGTACTTGGAAAGACAGCAAATTTCGATGAGTTGATGGCTGCCGCAGCTGCTGAAGATGGTGAAAATGGAGATATTGATGAGCAGGGTGCATGA